TCTCCGGCAAGGGCCGTGCGGCCGGCATGCAGCGCACCGGCAAGTTCGAGATCCCGGAGGGCTGAGCGCCATGCAGTTCGGACGCACCTACGAGGAGTTCGAGGTCGGGGCGACGTACAAGCACTGGCCGGGCAAGACGGTCACCGAGTACGACGACCACCTGTTCTGTCTCCTCACCATGAACCACCACCCGCTCCACATGGACACGAACTACGCCGAGAAGACGACCGACTTCGGCAAGAACGTGGTCGTGGGCAACTACATCTACTCGCTGCTGCTCGGCATGTCCGTGCCCGACGTCTCCGGCAAGGCGATCGCCAACCTGGAGATCGAGTCGCTGCGGCACGTGGCGCCGACCTTCCACGGCGACACGCTGTACGGCCAGACGACCGTGCTGGACAAGTGGCCGTCGAAGTCGAAGGACGACCGCGGCATCGTCCACGTCGAGACCAAGGGCTACAAGCAGGACGGCACGCTGGTCTGCGTGTTCCGCCGCAAGGTGATGGTGCCGACCGAGACGTACATCAAGGAGCGCGGCGGCGAGCAGCCCGGCCGCCCCGAGCTCAGGGAGCAGGAGAAGTAGCCATGGCGCGACTCGCCCAGACCGCCGGTCTGACCGACATCCAGCAGGAGATCCTCTCCACCGTCCGCGACTTCGTGGACAAGGAGATCATCCCGGTGGCCACCGAGCTGGAGCACCGCGACGAGTACCCGCAAGCGATCGTCGACGGCCTCAAGGAGTTGGGCCTGTTCGGTCTGATGATCCCCGAGGAGTACGGCGGTCTGGGCGAGTCGCTCCTCACCTACGCCCTGTGCGTCGAGGAGATCGCCCGCGGCTGGATGTCGGTCTCCGGCATCATCAACACCCACTTCATCGTGGCGTACATGCTCAAGCAGCACGGCACGCAGGAGCAGAAGGACCACTACCTGCCGCGCATGGCGGCCGGCGACGTCCGGGGCGCGTTCTCGATGTCGGAGCCGGGTCTCGGCTCGGACGTGTCGGCGATCACGTCGAAGGCGGTGAAGGACGGTGAGGAGTACGTCCTCAACGGCCAGAAGATGTGGCTGACGAACGGCGGAACGTCGTCCCTGGTGGCCGTTCTCGTGCGAAGTGACGAAGGACACCCCGAGGGGACGGCCCCCCACAAGTCGATGACCACCTTCCTCATCGAGAAGGAGCCCGGCTTCGGGGAGGTCCGCCCCGGCCTGACCATCCCGGGGAAGATCGACAAGATGGGCTACAAGGGGGTCGACACCACCGAGCTCATCATGGACGGCCTGCGGCTTTCCCCCGACAGCGTGCTCGGCGGGGCCACCGGCCGAGGTTTTTACCAAATGATGGACGGCGTCGAGGTGGGTCGCGTGAACGTCGCGGCGCGTGGCTGCGGCGTCGCTCAGCGTGCCTTCGAGCTGGGCGTCCGGTACGCCCAGCAGCGCCACACCTTCGGCAAGCCGATCGCCCAGCACCAGGCCATCCAGTTCAAGCTGGCCGAGATGGCTACCAAGGTCGAGGCCGCGCATGCGATGATGGTGAACGCCGCACGCAAAAAGGACTCCGGAGAACGAAACGACCTCGAGGCAGGGATGGCGAAGTACCTCGCCTCCGAGTACTGCAAGGAGGTCGTGGAGGACTCCTTCCGGATCCACGGTGGCT
The window above is part of the Streptomyces sp. NBC_00425 genome. Proteins encoded here:
- a CDS encoding MaoC family dehydratase; translation: MQFGRTYEEFEVGATYKHWPGKTVTEYDDHLFCLLTMNHHPLHMDTNYAEKTTDFGKNVVVGNYIYSLLLGMSVPDVSGKAIANLEIESLRHVAPTFHGDTLYGQTTVLDKWPSKSKDDRGIVHVETKGYKQDGTLVCVFRRKVMVPTETYIKERGGEQPGRPELREQEK
- a CDS encoding acyl-CoA dehydrogenase family protein, encoding MARLAQTAGLTDIQQEILSTVRDFVDKEIIPVATELEHRDEYPQAIVDGLKELGLFGLMIPEEYGGLGESLLTYALCVEEIARGWMSVSGIINTHFIVAYMLKQHGTQEQKDHYLPRMAAGDVRGAFSMSEPGLGSDVSAITSKAVKDGEEYVLNGQKMWLTNGGTSSLVAVLVRSDEGHPEGTAPHKSMTTFLIEKEPGFGEVRPGLTIPGKIDKMGYKGVDTTELIMDGLRLSPDSVLGGATGRGFYQMMDGVEVGRVNVAARGCGVAQRAFELGVRYAQQRHTFGKPIAQHQAIQFKLAEMATKVEAAHAMMVNAARKKDSGERNDLEAGMAKYLASEYCKEVVEDSFRIHGGYGFSKEYEIERLYREAPMLLIGEGTAEIQKMIIGRRLLEEYRFQG